One region of Lagopus muta isolate bLagMut1 chromosome 13, bLagMut1 primary, whole genome shotgun sequence genomic DNA includes:
- the MTCP1 gene encoding protein p13 MTCP-1, whose protein sequence is MAEGGQAGAPPVRLWVRRVGVYCDEHRRTWLVAAEEEEGMLRARIQRVQVPLGEALRPSQLPPSRLPHMWQLSQGEQYRDSNSRVWEIEHHLMLGGVEELLLKLVPGD, encoded by the exons ATGGCTGAAGGAGGGCAGGCCGGCGCTCCCCCCGTGCGGCTGTGGGTGCGACGCGTAGGTGTGTACTGCGATGAGCACCGCAGGACGTGGCTCGTGGCTGCGGAAGAG GAGGAAGGTATGCTGAGGGCTCGGATCCAAAGAGTTCAGGTTCCCCTGGGTGAGGCGCTGCGACCCAGCCAGCTCCCCCCATCCCGGCTGCCTCACATGTGGCAGCTGTCCCAGGGTGAGCAGTACAGGGATAGTAACTCTCGCGTTTGGGAGATAGAGCACCATCTCATG CTCGGTGGTGTTGAAGAACTGCTGCTTAAACTCGTGCCTGGTGATTAA
- the CMC4 gene encoding cx9C motif-containing protein 4 isoform X1 — MSFSLNMSQKDPCQKQACEIQKCLQANNYMESKCEAVLREMRRCCARYPEGRSICCSGFEKEEREKRKATSGGIPPPPQ, encoded by the exons ATGTCCTT TTCTCTGAACATGTCCCAGAAGGATCCCTGCCAGAAACAAGcctgtgaaatacagaaatgcttGCAAG CGAACAACTACATGGAGTCTAAGTGTGAAGCTGTGCTTCGAGAGATGAGGAGGTGCTGTGCCCGGTACCCCGAGGGCAGATCCATCTGTTGTTCAGGttttgagaaagaagagagagaaaagcgTAAAGCTACTTCAGGAGGAATTCCCCCACCACCTCAGTAA
- the BRCC3 gene encoding lys-63-specific deubiquitinase BRCC36, with the protein MAVQAVHLEADAFLVCLNHALSTEKEEVMGLCIGEVDTSRIVHIHSVIILRRSDKRKDRVEISPEQLSAASTEAERLAEMTGRPMRVVGWYHSHPHITVWPSHVDVRTQAMYQMMDQGFVGLIFSCFIEDKNTKTGRILYTCFQSIQAQKSSEYERIEIPIHVVPHETIGKVCLESAVELPKILCQEEQDAYRRIHSLTHLDSVTKIHNGSVFTKNLCSQMSAISGPLLQWLEDRLEQNKQRVQELQQEKEQLLEELAALD; encoded by the exons ATGGCGGTGCAGGCCGTGCACCTGGAGGCGGACGCGTTCCTGGTGTGTCTGAACCACGCGCTGAGTACCGAGAAGGAGGAGGTCATGGGGCTCTGCATCGGAGAG GTCGACACCAGCAGAATCGTCCACATCCACTCCGTGATCATCCTGCGCCGCTCGGATAAGAGGAAGGACCGAGTGGAGATCTCTCCCGAGCAGCTCTCGGCCGCGTCCACCGAAGCAGAG AGGTTGGCTGAGATGACAGGACGTCCGATGAGAGTTGTGGGTTGGTACCATTCTCACCCTCACATCACCGTCTGGCCATCGCATGTGG ATGTCCGGACGCAAGCTATGTATCAGATGATGGACCAGGGTTTTGTAGGGCTTATCTTCTCCTGTTTCATTGAGGACAAAAACACAAAG ACAGGTAGGATTCTCTACACCTGTTTCCAATCCATTCAGGCCCAGAAGAGCTCAGA ATACGAAAGGATTGAAATTCCTATTCACGTTGTCCCCCATGAAACTATTGGGAAAGTGTGTCTGGAATCAGCTGTAGAGCTGCCCAAGATCCTGTGCCAAGAAGAACAAGATGCCTACAGGAGGATTCACAG CCTCACCCATCTAGACTCTGTAACCAAGATTCACAATGGCTCAG TGTTCACGAAGAACCTCTGCAGCCAGATGTCTGCCATCAGTGGGCCCCTGCTTCAGTGGCTGGAGGACAGGCTGGAGCAGAACAAGCAGcgggtgcaggagctgcagcaggagaaggagcagctcctggaggaACTGGCCGCTTTGGACTGA
- the CMC4 gene encoding cx9C motif-containing protein 4 isoform X2: protein MSQKDPCQKQACEIQKCLQANNYMESKCEAVLREMRRCCARYPEGRSICCSGFEKEEREKRKATSGGIPPPPQ, encoded by the exons ATGTCCCAGAAGGATCCCTGCCAGAAACAAGcctgtgaaatacagaaatgcttGCAAG CGAACAACTACATGGAGTCTAAGTGTGAAGCTGTGCTTCGAGAGATGAGGAGGTGCTGTGCCCGGTACCCCGAGGGCAGATCCATCTGTTGTTCAGGttttgagaaagaagagagagaaaagcgTAAAGCTACTTCAGGAGGAATTCCCCCACCACCTCAGTAA
- the FUNDC2 gene encoding FUN14 domain-containing protein 2: MRSEAGPVAERSGDMAASGGGRKEDAFNVLDLAEYTKSRPWWKKVFAPSSGSSAEKYNVATQLVIGGVTGWCTGFIFQKVGKLAATAVGGGFFLLQIANHTGYIKVDWKLVERDVNKAKQQLKFHSSSNKMSPEVKSKVDEVIIFLKKNVILTGGFAGGFLLGMAS, from the exons ATGCGTAGTGAGGCCGGCCCGGTGGCAGAGCGGAGCGGCGACATGGCTGCGTCGGGCGGAG gaaggaaggaggacgCCTTCAACGTGCTGGACCTGGCCGAGTACACCAAGAGCCGGCCGTGGTGGAAGAAGGTCTTTGCTCCCAGCTCCGGGTCGAGCGCCGAGAAGTACAACGTGGCCACACAGCTGGTGATCGGAGGGGTGACGGGATG GTGTACTGGATTCATCTTCCAGAAGGTTGGAAAGCTGGCAGCAACGGCGGTGGGAGGCGGCTTTTTCCTGCTTCAG ATTGCAAACCATACAGGATACATCAAAGTTGACTGGAAGCTCGTGGAACGCGACGTGAACAAagccaagcagcagctgaaatttcACAGCAGCAGTAACAAAATGTCGCCAGAAGTGAAAAGCAAAGTGGATGAG GTGatcatatttctgaagaagaatGTTATCCTGACTGGAGGGTTTGCTGGAGGATTTCTGCTTGGAATGGCTTCCTAG